The Bufo gargarizans isolate SCDJY-AF-19 unplaced genomic scaffold, ASM1485885v1 original_scaffold_2008_pilon, whole genome shotgun sequence DNA window ctgtttgctgagctgtgtatctaatcctatcctgtgtgatactgcctgctgagctgtgtatctaatcctatcctgtgtgatactgtctgctgagctgtgtatctaatcctatcctgtgtgatactgtctgctgagctttgtatctaatcctatcctgcgtgatactgtctgctgagctgtgtatctaatcctatcctgtgtgatactgcctgctgagctgtgtatctaatcctatcctgtgtgatactgtctgctgagctgtgtatctaatcctatcctgtgtgatactgcctgctgaactgtgtatctaatcctctcctgtgtgatactgtctgctgagctgtgtatctaatcctatcctgtgtgatactgtctcagGACCACCCAGCACTACAACCCCTGTCATGCTCTGCTGAGCCCCTCCCCTATATTCAGAACGATTCCCTACGGACCAGAATTATACTGTTAGTCACCTTGCGGATGGCTCTCCTGTGACACAAAGAGTTAACAGCCGCTTTCATTTTCTATTCGGTCAGTAAATGCCCCTCCCCCGCTCTGATCTCATCATTACATGAACTATCCATGAGACACAAGGCGCAGGCTGACGCAGGGTTAATACTCGGGCGGCCATTGCTGGGGTCTGTATATGATTTGCTGGCCTGATGCAGGAAACGCTGTGGTGTGAACAGAGACTAAGAGCCCCTGACACCAGGCATCAGGACGCCCGCATAACGTAGACTTTACGGAATGCCTCCCGtcatggtctgtggtaacggaatccataacgcatttcagattataccacaacccgaactCGAATTTCAAAATCTGAAATCCGCTCGTCCCTAGTGATATCCCCCGATGCACCGAACATGAGATCTCGTGCTGTGCTGAACGTTGACCCGTGTTTTGCCTTCTTATTGTTTTGTTACATTGTATCGTgtgttttatttattgtattatttgatgttactttttattttagatctgttaggcgactttcacactagcgggttTACTGGAtccggttcagcaaaaacgcttccgttactgatgatacaaccgcctgcatccgtcatgaacggatcggattgtattatctgtaacatcgccaagacggatccgttttctattgtggcagagaaaacggatccgtccccattgacttgcattgggggtcatgctggatccgtcttgctcctcatcccaggacggaaagcaaactacaccatgttgcggtttgctctccggtctgggaacgcaactaaacggaacggaatgcattttggagcgttccgttctgttctgttcagttttgtcccctttgacaatgaactgggacaaaacggaagcggttttttccgatattgagcctctatgacggatctcaataccggaaaactaaaacgctagtgtgaaagtagccgaaatgTTTAGTTGTCTCATCATGTAGTGACGTTGCTTTGTTTCATGTTATTATGTTACAATTTGTCATCCTGCACACAGCACCGTGTATTATTGTGATGACGTGTCATTGTTTGGCGTCACATTATACTTTATTATATGATTACAGTTAGAATCGGCCGCCATCTTAGTCATTAGATGTTATCTCATCCAATTAAAACTGCCTTAAATGAATGATGTTCCTTCCAATTAGCGCGAGCAGCGAGCCCTTTGACTACGGGCCTGCGAGTGGCGGAGGCCGGGTGCGGCTCTCTGAGGCATTGCACTCGCGCTGCGCAGAACAATCTATTCCCGGAGACGTAGAAGGGTTTTGGTGTTTGCTGAGCAGTTTCCGGATGGACTTCAGGGATGATAAGCCACTCGCTTCCGTCTGCTCCTCAGAGTAGTGGTTCTGCTGGTGGAGGCGACAGTAACGCAGCTTGGGGCCCCAAAAAGAGTGACGAGGGGGAGCTCATGTGTTCACTTGTGGCCGTCACCTGGGGCGTCACTGGAAGCTCCTGGGGCCCAATGCAAATTCTGTGACAGTCCCCCATCTACCATGTGCTATTTATAACGAGCGATAGCAGCTTGTGTGACCGGGGGGCCTTCAGGCGCTCGGACTCCAGGACCAGCATGCAACTGGGCTTATCCCCCCCCTATGATCCCCTATTATATTCTATAGATTAAACGGCAATAACATCACCGCTCCCCAGATATCAGTTATACAGGATTGTACATCACCCAAGCTCATCCAGATAGTGattaggaggtgacatcaccgctctccagatatcagtgatattatacaggaggtgacatcaccgctctccagatatccgtTATATTagacaggaggtgacatcaccgctccagATATcagtatattatacaggaggtgacatcaccgctctccagatatcagtgatattatacaggaggtgacatcaccgctccccAGATATCAgtgatattatacaggaggtgacatcacgctctccagatatcagttatattatacaggaggtgacatcacgctCTCCAggtatcagttatattatacaggaggtgacatcaccgctctccagatatcagttatattatacaggaggtgacatcaccgctctccagatatcagtatattatacaggaggtggcaTCAcctgctctccagatatcagttatattatacaggaggtgacatcaccgctctccagatatcagttatattatacaggaggtgacatcaccgctctccagatatcatttatatttatacaggaggtgacatcaccactctccagatatcagttatatatacaggaggtgacatcaccgctctccagatatcagttatattatacaggaggtgacatcaccactctccagatatcagttatattatacaggaggtgacatcaccgctctccagatatcagtgatattatacaggaggtgacatcaccgctctccagatatcagttatattatacaggaggtgacatcaccgctctccagatatcagttatattatacaggaggtgacatcaccgccctccagatatcagttatattatacaggaggtgacatcaccgctctccagatatcagttatattatacaggaggtgacatcaccgctctccagatatcagtgatattatacaggaggtgacatcaccgctcccagatatcagttatattatacaggaggtgacatcaccgctctccagatatcagttatattatacaggaggtgacatcaccgctctccagatatcagttatattatacaggaggtgacatcaccgctctccagatatcagttatattatacaggaggtgacatcaccgctccccAGATATCAgtgatattatacaggaggtgacatcaccgctctccagatatcagtgatattatacaggaggtgacatcaccgctctccagatatcagttatattatacaggaggtgacatcaccactctccagatatcagttatattatacaggaggtgacatcaccgctctccagatatcagttatattatacagtaggtgacatcaccgccctccagatatcagttatattacacaggaggtgacatcaccgctctccagatatcagtgatattatacaggaggtgacatcaccgctctccagatatcagtgatattatacaggaggtgacatcaccggtctccagatatcagtgatattatacaggaggtgacatcaccgctctccagatatcagttatattatacaggaggtgacatcaccgctctccagatatcagttatattatacaggaggtgacatcaccgctctccagatatcagttatattatacaggaggtgacatcaccgctctccagatattaggtatattatacagcagtgacatcaccgctctccagatatcagttatattatacaggaggtgatatTTCCGCTCTCctgatatcagttatattatacaggaggtgacatcaccgctctccagatatcagttatattatacaggaggtgacatcaccgctctccagatattaggtatattatacagcagtgacatcaccgctctacaGATATAAGATATGTTTATATATTGAAGGATATTATTATTCTATTGCTTGCACATTATAATCTGTGTAACTCAGAGGCACTTCTATTACAGGTGGGAACACAAATATAATGTACCGGGAGTGGTACAAGCCGCTGGTGTGGTTCTGGATCCTGGTTGGTCTCGCGTACTTTGCCGCTGTCCTCAGTATGATTGGTGACTGGCTTCGAGTGATATCAAAGAAAACTAAAGAAGAGGTAAAGTAGTCGCTGACTAATATCGCTGATTCCTCAGTAACAcgtacagatatagcagagctgcacAATTAGATATCACTATGATAGAGGTTGGGACCCCCAAGCTGCAGGACCCCCCAGTGCACGGGACCATATACAGTCCTGAGGATGCAGTAAACCTATTGAAGTAGACTGAGGAAATGTATAGAAGACGCAGCTCACGACCTTCAGCACTACGGACAGCGACGAGGCGGTCCTATGATGGACCTTTGTACTTTGGGACCCCTTGTCTCTGACATGTGTTACACTGAGGATGATAGGCGTCATGTCGTTGAGAATATTGACTCTGCAGTGTCAGACCTATCAGGAGCCGTCATGTGGGGGCCACGGAGCTCAGAAATGATTGCTGTATGGAGACCGCTTAAAGTGAGGGTGTATAGTGAGGTCCGTATCAGGACCTGCAGCCCAAGGTAGACTGAAGTTGGCTGTTCGTGCCCTGGATGACCCCAGAGAGCAAATGCAAGCATAGAATTGTGTAGAAAGCACAGTACAGTGTGGAAGCCTCCTCCCAGCTTGGATACCGTGGTTGTTATTGGGAAGCGGACGTCTCCAGAGAAGATGTAACTGCCCCATAATCACTGTCCACTAGTGAGAAGGAGCAGACCGTCTGCAGCTGGTGAGTGCGAGGAGAGGTTGCACGGGGGTCCCAAACTTAACTTTTGCATCAGGGTCCATGAGACTTTAGCTACAGCCCCAGGAACCCTGATTCATAGTCTATGTGAAAGTAAAGTTCAGGATGTAGGCTTATTCAGCAGCCTATTGACATTGAGGTTTTGCAAAATGTATCATATCTAATGCAGATCCTGAGCACGAGACAGGGATACACAGGGCACCATAGAGCGGTCCTTGTGTTGTCCCCAATGTATTGGTTCATTATGAGAAGTCACCGGTCCTCATCTTTTTCTCTAGGTGGGAGAAATCAAGGCACATGCTGCAGAGTGGAAAGCCAACGTGACGGCCGAATTCAGAGAGACGCGAAGGCGCCTGAGTGTAGAGATCCACGACAAGCTCCAGAGGGCAGCCACCATCAGGAGCATGGAGCGCAGGCGGCTGGGGCTCGACCAGAGAGCTCACTCTCTTGACATGCTGTCCCCAGAAAAACGCTCAGTGTTCGCAGAGCTGGAGAACGGGCGCTTCAAGGCGTCCTCCCAAGAAAGCATAAACAACAGACCCAACAACCTAAGACTAAAGGGGATTGAGCAGTTCAACACTTTACATGGCCAAGGCCTCTCCGAAGACAATATCATCAATAAGTTTGGATCCACCTCGTCCAAGTTGACCAAAAGGAAAAACAAGGACCTGAAGAAGAACCTGCCGGAGGATGTAGGGAAGATTTATGAGAACTTCCGAAAATACTCGGTGGATGAAGGGAAGAAGGAGGACGGCAAGGGCGATAGGATGTCCACCTCAGACACGGCGACTCTCTCTGACTTCATCCAGCACTCCATCATAGAGAACGGCTCAGTCCCCTGCGAAACCAAAGATGAGGAACACGAGAACAAAGCATTACTTGAAGAAGGAAACTAATGGGGCAACCCTGAGGATCATTGCTCTGTCATGGCACAACCAAGCTGAGGGCTGCAATGTGGGACGGACCTTTGACTTTCTATCTCCACTCTGGAGCCCAAAGTTCGTTTGTATTTTGACTCAGCAGTAACCTTTGACCCCTTCTGTATTGGAGGGGACAATGCCCTGTGTGTCGACTGCCCCCTCCAGTACAGAAGGGGTTACACTATCGCCCTGGGGTGTAAACCAGAACCGACAGCAGCTGGTTACTTCAGAGGAGTTCTCGAGACATGTGCCTTATGCAGACTTTTCAGTTACCTGGAGCTCCGTAATCTGCATTGGTGGAAACTTTTACTGTGCCATAACAGACTGCCAAAaaaagcccccctcccccctgacAACGACTACAACCGAGAAAGAATGCGGAAAACTGCAAATAAGATAACCATAGTCATTACAGGAGAGATCGAGGTGGCTACTCGTTTCGCTATTCAGTTTGTAGGTCTTGGGAAGCATTTTTCAAGCTGGCAAAATGATTaagatgacaacgcgtttcgcTCTCCAGATATGGTAGGAGACCATTTCTAAGTCTACAAACCAAGAATACAAGAAAATATGGAGATGGCTACTCATTTCACTCTCCAACTGTGGTAGGAGATCATTTCTAAGCCTACACATTGAGAATACAAGGAAATATGGAGACTGCAACGCGTTTCGCTCTCCAGATATGGTTGGAGACCATTTCTAAGTCTACAAACCAAGAATACAAGAAATTATGGAGACGACAATTATGGAGACGACGCGTTTCGCTCTCCAGATATGGTAGGAGGCAATGTGTAAGTCTAGAAATCAAGAATACAAGAAAATATGGAGATGGCAGCGCGTTTCACTCGCCGAGTGTGGTAGGAGACCATTTCTAAGCCTACACATTGAGAATACAAGAAATTATGGAGACGATAACGCGTTTCACTCTCTAAATGTGGTAGGAGGCAATGTCTAAGTCTAGTAATCAAGAATGCAGTGTGGTAGGAGACCATTTCTAAGCCTACAAATCGGGTATACATGGAATTATGGAGGCGGCAACGCATCTCAGCCTCCAACTCAAACGGGGCAGGGAGCATTGTCCAGTCCTGCGGGAGGCAGTAATGCGTTTCACTTTCTAAATCATACGTGGTAGGAAGCATTTTCCAAGCTTGCAGATAAACACATATATGCATTGTGTGGCACATGAGTAGAATAAGGAATACTTCTCATCTTTCCAACCTCTCCATCGAGCCCGATCCCTTCCTGGCCAGTGATGACATCAGCACACCCAACAGTATAACCGCACATCAGCTTTTTAACCGTAAACAAGCACTGTGGCAGCAACCATTACCAATGAAAACGCCAGAGACTGTGACAGCGCCCCAAGCTGTACCTGTGGGTACTGCGCGCCCCAAGAGAAACAGAAAGATGTCATTTCTAGCGGCACGCCGCAGAGTGGACCgcgcacttttttatttttaatttattgcaATCACTTTATATTTGCTGAGGAAACTTCAGTTCTCAGTGCTGAATAACCAGGAGGCCGCGGAGCATCTTGCATGTGGTTCACAGCCGCCCCGCGCCGTAAGACTGTAATAGTCCCAGGACCTAGAGATGGGGGTGTTACTGTGCAATTCTCAGGGCTCGTTCCCTTCTTTTAAGTGAAGGATTTCATGGGCAGTCTACTGaagcacccccaaaaaataaaacccaGCACCACCATAAGACGCCCTCCATGTAGTCCGGCTGGCGAGGGACGAGAAGTGCTCACCGCTTTGTGCCATCttattttgtaactttttaagAGTATTTTCAATACTTGGTTCCATTTTGCATCGCTGGACGCTCGGCTCTTCGGTCAGTGTTCCTCTCCAGGTTTTCTATTGCACATCCTGCCGGTTTAGAGGGAGGTCTAGAGCCGGACGCACAGAAGAATAAATCATTAGGAGAATGAAAAGTTTTTGGTTTCTGTCAAATATCATCGGGAGGGTAAAGCTGCTCATACACTGTGCCGGGTGGTGCTCCAGCATTAAGGCAGAGGTGCAGCTCTCCCCCATATCACCAGGGACTTCATTAGAGTTCAGAATAGAATCCGAGACAGGATGCCCCCCCGAAACACCTTTGGACATAATATTTCCTGCACCTCAGTGGGGCCCCAGCCTCTGGACCCTGTAGTAGCTGTACAGCCGATGACCCGTCACTTCTCCCGACATGTCtgtttgttttagtaactacaaTTCTGGGCCATTGTTTCAACTAACTCTGTGTTCTGCTATTCCTCtactattcctactagaagtttattacTGAATTGCCATCTGGGTGTTaacagttggggtgtgtccctccCTGCACAGTATAGCACTG harbors:
- the KCNK10 gene encoding potassium channel subfamily K member 10 produces the protein MSICSRTTMVTSMDNTSSGLHSVMKWKTVLAIFVVVVVYLVSGGLVFRALEQPFESSQKSTIAQEKLDFLQMHPCVSQQELEALIKKAIDADNAGVNPIGNYSNSSSHWDLGSSFFFAGTVITTIGYGNIAPSTEGGKIFCILYAIFGIPLFGFLLAGIGDQLGTIFGKSIARVEKVFRKKQVSQTKIRVISTILFIVAGCLVFVTIPAVIFKQIEGWSELESIYFVVVTLTTVGFGDYVAGGNTNIMYREWYKPLVWFWILVGLAYFAAVLSMIGDWLRVISKKTKEEVGEIKAHAAEWKANVTAEFRETRRRLSVEIHDKLQRAATIRSMERRRLGLDQRAHSLDMLSPEKRSVFAELENGRFKASSQESINNRPNNLRLKGIEQFNTLHGQGLSEDNIINKFGSTSSKLTKRKNKDLKKNLPEDVGKIYENFRKYSVDEGKKEDGKGDRMSTSDTATLSDFIQHSIIENGSVPCETKDEEHENKALLEEGN